The bacterium DNA window GACGTGGTTGAACCGCACGTCAGTCTGGCGATGTCGCATGAGAATGCCGCGCTGGTACTGCACCAATTCAAAGAGATATACAACGGCCTCACGCTTCCGGCGCGCGTGTGGGACCCCAGCCGCATTGCGATCATCTTTGATCATCGCATTCCGGCCGAGAGCTCGAAAACCGCGACTAATCACAAGCGAGTGCGTGACTTCATCGCCGATCAGGGGATTACAAAGTTTCACGACATTCGCGGCGACCAAGGCGGCATCTGTCATCAGATATTGCCGGAGTCGGGCTACGTTCATCCCGGCGCGGTCGTGGTCGGCACTGACAGCCACACGACGACGCACGGTGCATTGGGCGCCTTCGCGTTCGGCATCGGCGCGACGGAAATGGCCAGCGTGTGGGCGCTGGGCGTCGCGTTGAATATCGAAGTGCCGAAGACAATTAAAGTCGAGATATCCGGCAAGCTGTCGCCGTTCGTTTCGGCCAAGGATATTATCCTCTACTTGATCGGCCTGATCAAAGCGGACGGCGCGAACTACCGCGCGTTGGAGTTCCACGGCTCGACGATTCGAGCGATGAGCACATCGTCGCGCCTCGTGTTGTGCAATATGGCGGTTGAAGCCGGCGCGACGGTGGGAATGGTCCCGCCGGATGCCGAAACTGAGCGCTATCTAAACAAAGAGGCGCATGTGTCCGTGCCGTTGTGGCTCGAAGGCCCGGACGCCGACGCCGTCTACGAACGCGTCGTGACGATTGACGCCGATAAACTTGCTCCGCAAGTTGCCTGTCCGCACACCGTGGATAATGTTAAGCCAGTGACGGACATCGTCGGCCGCAAGGTGGATCAGATCGTTATCGGTTCGTGCACAAACGGACGTCTCGACGACTTGGCCGCTGCCGCCCGCGTGTTGAAATCGCGCAAGATTCAGGCGCACACGCGAATGCTGGTCTTCCCGGCGTCGTGGAAGATTTATAAGGAAGCGATGGAACTGGGCTATCTGAAAGACCTCGCCGATTCAGGCGCAGTCATTATGAACCCGGGCTGCGGCTGCTGCCTGGGCGTGCATCAGGGTGCGTTGGGCGACGGCGAAGTGGGATTGTCCACGACGAATCGCAACTTTAAGGGGCGCATGGGCAACCCGAACGCCGAAGTTTTTCTCTGTTCACCGGAAGTCGCGGCGGCCAGTGCGCTGCGCGGCGTCATTAGCGATCCCCGGGAGGTCTGATCATGTCTAAAGTAATCTACGTGTTCGAAGACGACATCTCGACTGACCACATCTATCCGGGCCGGTTCATGGCCACCGTGCTGCCGTCGGAAACGCCGCTGCACTGTTTCGCGGACATGACCGAGCTGAATAGCGCCTTGAAAGCGAAGCAATATCCTGAAGGGAGTTTTCTCGTTGCAGGTTCCAACTTTGGCTGCGGCAGTTCGCGAGAACAAGCGGCGTCCACGCTGAAAGGACATGGTCTGGTCATTGTGGCCCGCAGCTTCGCCCGCATCTTCTTGCAGAATGCCGTCAATCTTGGACTGCCGCTGGTGCACTGTCCACAGATTGAAGCCAGCACCGGCGATGAATTGGAACTGAAAGAAGATGTTCTTGTCAACAAAACCACAGGCCGCACATTTGAGATCGTGCCGTTGCCCAAACTGCGGCAGGCGATCATGGACAGCGGCGGTTTAATCGCATATACACGCAAGCTGCTCGTTGATCGGCAGGCGTAATCGCGGTCTCGGGGCCGCCCAAAGCAAAAGCCCGTGGGTTCACACCCACGGGCTTTTCAATGCGTTGTCCTTGGTCTTGCTTAGTGCTCGAGCATACTCTCAACGTCTTGTCCGTGCTCTTGCCACTCGGATACGCCTTCACCCAACACGGCCGCAGTGAAGCCCTTGCGGCGCAAGAGGCTCACAGCCATGTTAGAGATCAGGCAATACGGTGTGCGGCAATACGCGACGATTTGTTGGTCACGCGGCAGGCGGTCAAGGTGCAACTCAAGCTGGTCCAGCGGTATCGAAATCGCTCGCGGCAGGTGGGCCGCTGCATATTCGTCCGCCGGGCGCACGTCGAGTAGAATCACCTTACCCGCGCGCACCATGTCAGCGAGCTGGTCGCGATCCACCTTTTCGAGAGCTTGCGGATTTTCATGCAGCTTCTGGAGCGCACGATCCACCTCGGCCAAATGCGTTTCGGCGACTTGCCGGAGCATGCGCAAAAGGTCATACACCAACTCGCTCGTCAGGCGATAGATAATATAGGTGCCATCCCGGCTCGATTGGACGAGTCCGGCGCCCCGCAGGATTTGCAGATGCTGCGAAGTGTTGGCCGGGCTCATGCCTGTGTTGTCCGCGAGAGTGTCCACGCTTTTCGGGCATTGGTGCAACAATTCGAGGATTTCGAGGCGTTTATGGCTGGCGAGAGCTTTGCCGATCCGGGCAAACTCGCGATTCAAGTGGTCACGAAATTGATATGCAGTGTCCATAACAGCATCCGAGGATTCAAGGAACTACTGAAAGGAGCACTCGAAATCCTATAAAGTCAAGCCCCTGCGCACTTTCTTGCTAAACAAAGGCGCACAATAGCGTCGTGTGTGACTTTGCTACAAACAAAACCTCTATCCAAAAAAAATATGGATAATTCGCGGCGAGCTTGCAGACTGTAAGGACGTGCAACATGGGCTTCTCCCGAGATTGCCTTCATGTGACAATGTTCCATTAGGAGCGTTGGACGCGAGAGTGAATTTGAGTGCAGTTGTCATATTATAAGCCATTGGTCTAAACGAGTTGCGGGACGGTTTCCCATGGTCATGGGCCAAACAGCCGGTTTGGTCAGGAGCGGCGGGGGAGAGGAGTGGTTGCGGGCGCTTTTTTGCATGCGTATATTATCCACTGTTACTAATCGTTCAACATTGCGCAAGGCCGCTGGCCGGATTGGCTGCGGACCGAGCGCGGAGCGGAGATAGAATGTCTGGAACCACCACCCCGCGTGTCGAGATCGTGCCGCACCTTTGCAAATCGTGCCAGCGATGCGTGGACGTTTGCAAGCCGGCCGTGCTCGAAACGAACCTGGAGCGGGCTTTCAACGAGCTTGGCTACCAGTGGGTCGTCTATTCGGGCGACGGCTGCACCGGCTGCGGCGCCTGTTTCTACGCCTGCCCCGAACCGGGCGCGGTCATCGTTTACAAGAAGGACTCGGCGGCGTAGCCGCCCAAGGACACGCATGGAATTAATTAAGGCAAATGAAGCCGTGGTGAAGGCCGCCATTCTGGCGGGCTGCACTCAATACTACGGCTATCCGATTACGCCGGCATCGGAAGTGGCGATGGCGGCGGCCAAGTATCTTCCGCACGTCGGCGGCACGTTTCTCCAGGCTGAATCGGAAGTCGCGGCCATCAATATGGTCTATGGGGCAGCAGGCGCGGGCGCACGAGTGATGACAGCGTCGTCAGGGCCGGGCATTTCGCTGAAACAGGAAGGCGTCTCGTATTTGGCGGCGGCGGAATTGCCGTGCGTCATCATTGACGTTATGCGTGCGGGGCCCGGATTGGGCAATATCTGGCCGGAGCAGGGCGACTGGAATCAGGTAGTGCACGGCGGAGGGCACGGCAACTACAAGTGTCTCGTGTTTCTTCCGAATTGCGCGCAGGAGATGGCGGACTTGACGATGCTGGCGTTTGAATTAGCGGACAAGTATCGCATGCCGGCCTATATCCTGACCGACGCCTATATTGGACAGATGATGGAACCGGTGGTCTTCCCTGAAACGCGCTCGCAAGCACCGCATAAGGATTATGTCCTGTATGCCGACAAGGGCTCGCGTGAGCATCTGGTTTCCTCGATCTTCATGAGCACCGAAGGCCTCGAAGAGCATAACCGCCATTTGCAGCGCAAGTATGCGGAGATCGAGACCAGCGAGGTACGCTATCAGGAAATTCACGTAGACGACGCAGACTTGGTTCTCATGGGTTACGGGTTTGTTTCCCGGCTTCTGAAGTCGGTTGTAGATGGACTACGCGAAGAGGGCCACAAGGTAGGCCTGCTGCGCCCGATCACGGCCTTTCCGTTTTGCAGTGTTCGGCTCGAGGAGCTGATCAAGCAGGGCAAAGAGCTATTCATTTGCGAAATGTCCAATGGTCAGATGTTCCGCGACGTGCAATGGTCGGTGGGCAGGGATGCGCCGCTGTATTTTTATAATCGAATGGGTGGCATGGTGCCCTCGGTGGATGAACTGACGGAAGCCGTCCGTCGCTATTTGAAGTAGGAGCCAACATGTCCGGCAACGTATTAGAGAAACCGCATGCCTTCTACGAGCATTTCGACCGCAAGGGTGGCCCGAAGGACACGACTCACTACTGTCCCGGCTGCGGCCACGGCAACGTGCATAAATTGATCGCCGAGACGATTGACGACATGGGACTGGCGGATCGCGCCGTGTTTGTGTCGCCGGTCGGCTGCTCGGTGTTCGCATACTATTATTTTGACACCGGCAATATTCAGGCGGCGCACGGCCGTGCGCCAGCTGTGGGCACGGGCGTCAGCCGTACGCGGCCGCATTCAATCGTGATATCGTATCAGGGCGACGGTGACCTGGCCTCGATCGGCACGGCCGAGATTATTCACGCGGCCAACCGCGGCGAAGCGATGACGGTGTTCTTCATTAACAACGCGATCTACGGTATGACCGGCGGACAGATGGCGGCCACGAGTTTGATGGGCCAAAAGACCACGACGTCGCCCTACGGCCGTGCTTCAGAAAATGAAGGCTTCCCGATTCATATGGCCGAGATGATCGCCACACTCGACGCCCCCGTGTTCGTGGCGCGCTGCCACTTGGCGGACCTGAAGGGGATCATGAACACGCGTAAATGCGTGCGCAAGGCAATTCAGGCCCAGGTGGACGGCAAAGGCTTCACCTTTGTGGAAATTCTGTCACCTTGCCCGACGGGTTGGAAGATGGACACGCATGCAGCCTGCGACTACATCGTGCGTGAGATGCTGCCGGTTTATCCGGAGAAAGTTATCAAAGATGAAATCGCGGCCCGGACGCCGTTCCATCGCGAACTCCGTGAATATTCTGACGCTGAAGTGGTTGAGACGCTCGAACTGGGCCAATTGGGCGAACCCTTTCCGTTAGACAAGAAATTCGTTGATAATTTCAAGACCATTGGTTTCAAATTTGCGGGATTTGGCGGGCAAGGCGTGCTGACGGCGGGAGCGGTTCTTGCGGCATTGGGCATGCAGGAGCATTTGCAAGTCTCGTGGATTCCGTCATACGGTCCGGAGATGCGCGGCGGTACGGCAAATTGCTCCGTCGTGATGTCGAAGGACCCGATCGGTTCGCCGCTCGTAGTGCGGCCCGACGTTTTAGCGGTTATGAACGATCCGTCGCTCGACGCCTTCGAAGATGTCGTTAAGCCCGGTGGTGTGATGATTGTGAATTCATCAATCATCGCGCGCAAAACGAAACGTGCCGATGTGCAGGTGCTTTACATTCCGCTGACGACCATTGCCGATGAGATGGGCCTGAAGGCCGCCGCCAACATGGTGTTGTTGGGCGCCTACCTTGAATACAGCAAACTGATGCCGCTTGAGCATCTGAAAAAAATAGTTCCCA harbors:
- a CDS encoding 3-isopropylmalate dehydratase; protein product: MSKVIYVFEDDISTDHIYPGRFMATVLPSETPLHCFADMTELNSALKAKQYPEGSFLVAGSNFGCGSSREQAASTLKGHGLVIVARSFARIFLQNAVNLGLPLVHCPQIEASTGDELELKEDVLVNKTTGRTFEIVPLPKLRQAIMDSGGLIAYTRKLLVDRQA
- the vorB gene encoding 3-methyl-2-oxobutanoate dehydrogenase subunit VorB; this encodes MELIKANEAVVKAAILAGCTQYYGYPITPASEVAMAAAKYLPHVGGTFLQAESEVAAINMVYGAAGAGARVMTASSGPGISLKQEGVSYLAAAELPCVIIDVMRAGPGLGNIWPEQGDWNQVVHGGGHGNYKCLVFLPNCAQEMADLTMLAFELADKYRMPAYILTDAYIGQMMEPVVFPETRSQAPHKDYVLYADKGSREHLVSSIFMSTEGLEEHNRHLQRKYAEIETSEVRYQEIHVDDADLVLMGYGFVSRLLKSVVDGLREEGHKVGLLRPITAFPFCSVRLEELIKQGKELFICEMSNGQMFRDVQWSVGRDAPLYFYNRMGGMVPSVDELTEAVRRYLK
- a CDS encoding 2-oxoacid:acceptor oxidoreductase family protein, coding for MSGNVLEKPHAFYEHFDRKGGPKDTTHYCPGCGHGNVHKLIAETIDDMGLADRAVFVSPVGCSVFAYYYFDTGNIQAAHGRAPAVGTGVSRTRPHSIVISYQGDGDLASIGTAEIIHAANRGEAMTVFFINNAIYGMTGGQMAATSLMGQKTTTSPYGRASENEGFPIHMAEMIATLDAPVFVARCHLADLKGIMNTRKCVRKAIQAQVDGKGFTFVEILSPCPTGWKMDTHAACDYIVREMLPVYPEKVIKDEIAARTPFHRELREYSDAEVVETLELGQLGEPFPLDKKFVDNFKTIGFKFAGFGGQGVLTAGAVLAALGMQEHLQVSWIPSYGPEMRGGTANCSVVMSKDPIGSPLVVRPDVLAVMNDPSLDAFEDVVKPGGVMIVNSSIIARKTKRADVQVLYIPLTTIADEMGLKAAANMVLLGAYLEYSKLMPLEHLKKIVPKGIKRKALGEQNIVAVEAGARWVRENADALKTFPSFTTA
- a CDS encoding metalloregulator ArsR/SmtB family transcription factor → MDTAYQFRDHLNREFARIGKALASHKRLEILELLHQCPKSVDTLADNTGMSPANTSQHLQILRGAGLVQSSRDGTYIIYRLTSELVYDLLRMLRQVAETHLAEVDRALQKLHENPQALEKVDRDQLADMVRAGKVILLDVRPADEYAAAHLPRAISIPLDQLELHLDRLPRDQQIVAYCRTPYCLISNMAVSLLRRKGFTAAVLGEGVSEWQEHGQDVESMLEH
- a CDS encoding 3-isopropylmalate dehydratase large subunit, with product MPMTLSEKILARASGLNSVSAGDVVEPHVSLAMSHENAALVLHQFKEIYNGLTLPARVWDPSRIAIIFDHRIPAESSKTATNHKRVRDFIADQGITKFHDIRGDQGGICHQILPESGYVHPGAVVVGTDSHTTTHGALGAFAFGIGATEMASVWALGVALNIEVPKTIKVEISGKLSPFVSAKDIILYLIGLIKADGANYRALEFHGSTIRAMSTSSRLVLCNMAVEAGATVGMVPPDAETERYLNKEAHVSVPLWLEGPDADAVYERVVTIDADKLAPQVACPHTVDNVKPVTDIVGRKVDQIVIGSCTNGRLDDLAAAARVLKSRKIQAHTRMLVFPASWKIYKEAMELGYLKDLADSGAVIMNPGCGCCLGVHQGALGDGEVGLSTTNRNFKGRMGNPNAEVFLCSPEVAAASALRGVISDPREV
- a CDS encoding 4Fe-4S dicluster domain-containing protein, yielding MSGTTTPRVEIVPHLCKSCQRCVDVCKPAVLETNLERAFNELGYQWVVYSGDGCTGCGACFYACPEPGAVIVYKKDSAA